A genomic stretch from Streptomyces venezuelae ATCC 10712 includes:
- a CDS encoding DUF6058 family natural product biosynthesis protein: MTERTLAGRIAERFREVNGDHPMTAADDAYVTAQFVPLEELCAALGRDADGARRLMLEGLLPLPGYLRSDGAEMVPRDLFSLTGAAGGSERLRAWFTGHWEDRARGEAEWVAYLSGRYVCLHTVTPAHIRRKDELTAEIAELLAGVSGGPTGTGEGPAVADPSPEWRKALHARVDELDALEPAFTAYDRLRFGGPTSRDLCVDAPRALFPLADVGVVDGVGGGGGPAV, translated from the coding sequence ATGACGGAGCGGACGCTTGCGGGGCGGATCGCCGAGCGGTTCCGGGAGGTGAACGGCGACCATCCGATGACCGCGGCCGACGACGCGTACGTCACCGCCCAGTTCGTCCCCCTGGAGGAGCTGTGCGCCGCGCTGGGGCGGGACGCCGACGGGGCCCGGCGGCTGATGCTGGAGGGGCTGCTCCCGCTGCCGGGCTATCTGCGCTCGGACGGCGCCGAGATGGTGCCGCGCGATCTGTTCTCGCTGACGGGGGCCGCGGGAGGATCCGAGCGGCTGCGCGCGTGGTTCACGGGGCACTGGGAGGACCGGGCGCGGGGCGAGGCGGAGTGGGTGGCGTATCTGAGCGGCCGGTACGTCTGTCTCCACACGGTGACGCCAGCGCACATCCGGCGGAAGGACGAGCTGACGGCGGAGATCGCCGAACTGCTGGCGGGGGTTTCCGGCGGGCCCACGGGGACCGGGGAGGGTCCGGCCGTGGCCGACCCCTCCCCCGAGTGGCGTAAGGCGCTGCACGCGCGCGTGGACGAGCTCGACGCCCTGGAGCCCGCGTTCACGGCGTACGACCGGCTGCGCTTCGGCGGCCCCACTTCGCGGGACCTGTGCGTGGACGCGCCCCGCGCCCTGTTCCCCCTGGCCGACGTGGGCGTCGTGGACGGCGTGGGCGGCGGGGGCGGCCCGGCGGTGTGA
- a CDS encoding D-alanyl-D-alanine carboxypeptidase family protein — MIVTSAVRHAAAGSAAVLFVLPVPAATASPVTSAPTVASAAAFREPTPPVRQYVDPARLNRKGTQVQPLPGAPGVPEVSALSWVVADASSGEVLAARNAHRKLPPASTLKALFALTALPYQEPSAQHTVADSELTGIGDGSSLVGVKEGYTYKVSDLWNGVFLSSGNDAVHVLAAMNGGWESMSRRMQEKARSLGAMDTHVVSPDGYDAPGQVSSAYDLAVFGRAGLQDPAFTKYCSTAYADFPAGSWSYGIANTNRLLTGADGVARYPGLIGIKNGYTSNAGNTLISAARRGDRTLVVSVMNPQGGGGLAVYEEARDLLDWGFAAAGRVQPVGSLLPVRTKAAGSAARAVSVTREGPAGRDGRAAGAAPRAGSEPAAGGDARVAAPSGASAGLPLALVGSACAAALALWALRRRAARRAG; from the coding sequence ATGATCGTCACGTCAGCTGTTCGTCATGCCGCCGCCGGTAGCGCGGCGGTGCTGTTCGTGCTGCCCGTTCCGGCGGCCACGGCGTCTCCTGTCACCTCCGCCCCGACGGTCGCCTCGGCCGCGGCGTTCCGGGAGCCCACGCCGCCCGTCCGGCAGTACGTCGACCCGGCCCGGCTGAACCGGAAGGGGACCCAGGTGCAGCCGCTGCCGGGCGCGCCCGGCGTGCCCGAGGTCTCCGCGCTCTCCTGGGTGGTGGCGGACGCCTCATCGGGAGAGGTGCTCGCCGCGCGGAACGCGCACCGGAAGCTGCCGCCGGCCAGCACCCTCAAGGCGCTGTTCGCCCTCACCGCGCTCCCCTACCAGGAGCCGTCCGCCCAGCACACCGTGGCCGATTCCGAGCTGACCGGGATCGGCGACGGCAGCAGCCTGGTCGGGGTCAAGGAGGGGTACACGTACAAGGTCTCCGACCTGTGGAACGGGGTGTTCCTGAGCTCGGGGAACGACGCGGTGCACGTCCTGGCGGCCATGAACGGCGGCTGGGAGTCGATGTCCCGGCGGATGCAGGAGAAGGCGCGGTCGCTCGGGGCCATGGACACGCACGTGGTGTCGCCCGACGGGTACGACGCGCCGGGACAGGTGTCCTCGGCGTACGACCTGGCGGTGTTCGGCAGGGCCGGCCTCCAGGACCCGGCGTTCACCAAGTACTGCTCGACGGCGTACGCGGACTTCCCCGCGGGCTCCTGGTCGTACGGCATCGCCAACACCAACCGGCTGCTCACCGGTGCGGACGGCGTGGCCCGCTACCCCGGGCTGATCGGCATCAAGAACGGCTACACGAGCAACGCGGGCAACACGCTGATCTCCGCGGCCCGGCGCGGGGACCGGACCCTGGTCGTGTCGGTGATGAACCCGCAGGGCGGCGGCGGGCTCGCGGTGTACGAGGAGGCCCGGGACCTCCTCGACTGGGGCTTCGCGGCGGCGGGGCGGGTCCAGCCGGTGGGCTCGCTGCTGCCGGTACGGACGAAGGCGGCCGGTTCGGCGGCGCGGGCCGTGTCGGTGACCCGTGAAGGGCCCGCCGGGCGGGACGGCCGGGCAGCGGGTGCCGCGCCGCGTGCCGGGTCGGAGCCGGCGGCGGGCGGGGACGCGCGCGTGGCGGCGCCCTCGGGTGCCTCGGCGGGGCTTCCGCTGGCCCTGGTGGGCTCGGCCTGCGCGGCGGCGCTCGCGCTCTGGGCCCTGCGGCGCAGGGCCGCCCGCCGGGCGGGCTGA